The Pedobacter roseus genome contains a region encoding:
- the ccoS gene encoding cbb3-type cytochrome oxidase assembly protein CcoS — MNILYFLVGCSVLMALIFLAAFFWAYKTGQNDDVHTPGIRILFDDEDIAEKSEKDHFSS, encoded by the coding sequence ATGAACATCCTTTACTTTTTGGTTGGCTGCAGTGTTTTAATGGCGCTCATTTTTCTGGCTGCATTCTTCTGGGCCTATAAAACCGGCCAAAACGATGACGTACATACGCCAGGCATCCGTATACTGTTCGATGATGAGGATATTGCCGAAAAAAGTGAAAAAGATCACTTTTCCAGCTAA
- the ccoN gene encoding cytochrome-c oxidase, cbb3-type subunit I, translating to MQLEKFTYDNKIVRNFGIATLVWGIIGMTVGLLAAMQLFKPAMNMGSQYTTFGRIRPLHTNAVIFAFVGNAIFMGVYYSLQRLLKARMFSDVLSKIHFWGWQLIIVSAVITLPLGFTTSHEYAELEWPIDIAITIIWVVFGVNMFGTIFKRRERHLYVAIWFYIATFVTIAVLHIVNSFELPVSFMKSYYMYAGVQDALVQWWYGHNAVAFFLTTPYLGMMYYFLPKMAGRPVYSYKLSILHFWSLIFIYIWAGPHHLLYTSLPGWAQSLGVAFSIMLIAPSWGGMINGLLTLRGAWDKVREDVTLKFMVVALTAYGMATFEGPLLSLKQINGVAHFTDWIVAHVHVGALGWNGFLTFGVLYWLIPRIYKTELYSKKLAGFHFWVGTLGILFYAVPMYWAGFTQGLMWKEFTPEGLLKYPNFLATTLQIIPMHILRSIGGALYLTGVIAMTYNLAKTMLGAKLVANEPAEAMPLTKIIVETSPADKAWHRVLERKPMKFMVLSLIIILIGGMVEMMPTFTIQSNVPTIASVKPYSALELQGRDLYIREGCVNCHSQTVRPFRSETERYGEYSKAGEFVYDHPFLWGSKRTGPDLHRIGGKYSDAWHYNHLMDPASMSPGSIMPPYTWLIEQKLDITTTASKIRAMQTLGVPYPEGYDKRANEDLKIQAEKIAFDLKQNNIRVKSDREIVAIIAYLQRLGTDIKANKESIPSNQ from the coding sequence ATGCAGTTAGAAAAATTTACTTACGATAACAAGATTGTCCGCAACTTTGGGATTGCCACCCTGGTTTGGGGAATTATAGGCATGACGGTTGGCTTGCTGGCTGCAATGCAGTTATTCAAGCCCGCAATGAACATGGGCAGCCAGTACACTACCTTTGGCCGGATAAGGCCCTTACATACCAATGCGGTAATTTTCGCATTTGTGGGCAACGCCATTTTTATGGGGGTGTATTATTCGCTTCAGCGTTTATTAAAAGCCAGGATGTTTAGCGATGTGCTAAGTAAAATCCACTTCTGGGGCTGGCAGCTGATCATTGTATCAGCGGTAATCACACTTCCGCTGGGTTTTACCACCTCACACGAATATGCCGAACTCGAATGGCCGATTGATATCGCCATCACCATTATCTGGGTGGTTTTCGGTGTAAACATGTTCGGTACTATTTTTAAAAGAAGAGAACGCCATTTATATGTGGCCATCTGGTTTTACATAGCCACATTCGTTACTATAGCAGTATTACACATCGTAAACTCCTTCGAATTGCCTGTTTCATTTATGAAAAGCTATTATATGTATGCTGGTGTTCAGGATGCACTGGTTCAATGGTGGTATGGACATAATGCGGTGGCATTTTTTCTAACCACACCTTACCTGGGCATGATGTACTACTTTTTGCCAAAGATGGCCGGACGACCGGTTTACTCCTATAAATTGAGTATTCTGCATTTTTGGTCGCTTATTTTTATCTACATCTGGGCAGGACCTCACCATTTATTGTACACCTCATTGCCAGGCTGGGCACAATCATTAGGAGTTGCCTTTTCAATCATGCTCATCGCACCAAGCTGGGGCGGTATGATCAACGGGTTGTTAACCTTGCGTGGTGCCTGGGATAAAGTAAGAGAAGATGTAACCCTGAAATTTATGGTGGTTGCCCTTACCGCTTACGGTATGGCCACTTTCGAAGGACCTTTATTATCGTTAAAACAGATTAACGGTGTAGCCCACTTTACCGATTGGATTGTTGCACACGTACATGTTGGTGCTTTGGGCTGGAACGGATTTTTAACATTTGGTGTACTGTACTGGTTAATCCCCCGTATTTACAAAACAGAATTATACTCTAAAAAACTGGCTGGTTTCCACTTCTGGGTAGGTACTTTGGGTATACTTTTTTATGCCGTACCCATGTATTGGGCAGGTTTTACCCAGGGATTGATGTGGAAAGAATTTACGCCTGAAGGTTTATTGAAATACCCTAATTTCTTAGCCACCACGCTACAGATTATCCCGATGCACATTTTACGCTCAATTGGCGGGGCGCTTTATTTAACAGGGGTTATTGCCATGACTTATAACCTGGCCAAAACCATGTTGGGTGCTAAACTGGTTGCCAACGAACCGGCCGAGGCCATGCCTTTAACCAAAATTATTGTAGAAACTTCTCCTGCTGATAAAGCATGGCACAGGGTTTTAGAGCGCAAGCCGATGAAATTTATGGTGTTATCACTCATCATTATCCTTATTGGGGGCATGGTAGAAATGATGCCAACTTTTACCATACAGTCTAATGTGCCAACCATTGCCAGCGTAAAACCTTATTCGGCACTCGAACTTCAGGGGAGAGACCTGTACATCAGAGAGGGCTGTGTAAACTGTCACTCGCAAACGGTAAGGCCTTTCCGTTCAGAAACAGAACGTTATGGAGAGTACAGTAAGGCAGGAGAATTTGTATACGATCACCCGTTTTTATGGGGCAGTAAGCGTACCGGCCCCGATCTTCACCGCATAGGTGGAAAATATTCTGATGCCTGGCACTATAACCACTTAATGGATCCTGCTTCTATGTCGCCCGGAAGTATTATGCCTCCTTATACCTGGCTGATCGAACAGAAGCTGGATATCACCACTACGGCGAGTAAAATCAGGGCCATGCAAACATTGGGTGTGCCTTATCCCGAAGGTTATGATAAACGTGCCAATGAAGATTTAAAAATTCAGGCAGAAAAAATTGCGTTTGACCTGAAGCAGAATAACATCAGGGTTAAAAGCGATAGGGAAATAGTGGCCATCATTGCTTACCTGCAGCGCCTGGGTACCGATATTAAAGCCAATAAAGAAAGTATTCCTTCAAATCAATAA
- a CDS encoding cbb3-type cytochrome c oxidase N-terminal domain-containing protein yields the protein MKKINLLLLSLLLSITAFAADAKTADVVTPSQPGLGLSQSELLIVLLLLFVTVLLFVALTLLNAFKVMYQEQLNPTPYTEPVKELVLDYDAWLKQQPVKPSIWTKLLSLRPIEEEKDLVIDHAYDGIKELNNPVPAWFNFLFFGTMIFAAAYLFYYHIGGYGDLQDTEYEKEMAKAQVEKAAYLEKSANTIDENSVKFDNTPTVLADGKTIFTTNCVVCHGDKGQGIIGPNLTDEYWLHGGSINNVFKTIKYGVPEKGMISWEKNLNPKQISTVANFILSLKGTNPAGAKAPQGEKYEAKDVKDNEIKAPKDSVNKADVTKK from the coding sequence ATGAAGAAGATTAATCTATTGTTATTGTCGCTGCTTTTATCCATTACAGCATTTGCTGCAGATGCGAAAACCGCAGATGTGGTAACACCTTCCCAGCCCGGGTTGGGGCTTAGCCAGTCGGAATTGCTTATCGTATTGCTTTTGCTTTTTGTAACCGTACTGCTTTTTGTCGCATTAACGCTGCTAAATGCATTTAAGGTAATGTATCAGGAGCAGCTAAATCCTACGCCCTACACCGAACCGGTAAAAGAGCTGGTTTTGGATTACGATGCATGGTTAAAGCAGCAACCGGTTAAACCTTCCATCTGGACAAAACTCTTAAGTTTAAGGCCAATTGAAGAGGAAAAGGATCTGGTTATCGATCACGCTTACGATGGCATTAAAGAGCTGAATAATCCTGTTCCGGCATGGTTCAACTTCCTCTTTTTCGGGACGATGATTTTTGCGGCAGCTTATCTTTTTTATTACCACATCGGTGGATATGGCGATCTGCAGGATACAGAATACGAGAAAGAGATGGCAAAAGCCCAGGTAGAAAAAGCAGCCTATCTCGAAAAATCGGCTAATACCATTGATGAAAACTCAGTGAAGTTTGATAATACACCCACCGTGCTGGCAGACGGCAAGACTATTTTTACGACCAACTGCGTAGTATGCCATGGCGATAAGGGCCAGGGGATTATCGGACCAAATTTAACCGATGAATACTGGTTGCATGGCGGAAGCATCAACAATGTATTCAAAACCATAAAATATGGTGTTCCCGAAAAAGGAATGATCAGTTGGGAGAAAAACCTGAACCCCAAACAGATCAGTACGGTTGCCAATTTTATCCTGTCGTTAAAAGGAACAAATCCTGCAGGTGCCAAAGCGCCACAAGGTGAAAAATATGAAGCGAAAGATGTAAAAGACAATGAAATAAAAGCGCCGAAAGACAGTGTAAACAAAGCCGATGTTACAAAAAAATAA
- the ccoG gene encoding cytochrome c oxidase accessory protein CcoG: MLQKNKTGSKGRDFIYPKQPSGRLYTCRKWVSYVLLLFLFSCPFLKLNGEQLVLLNFIERKFVFFGLIFTPQDFYLFALAMLIFIMFIVCFTVVLGRLWCGWACPQTIFMEMVFRRIEYLIEGDANKQKKLDQSDWNAEKIFKKTSKHFIFLLISFAIANTFLAYMIGSDVLLKIITEPIKGHVSGFISIWLFTFIFYGVFAYAREVVCTVICPYGRLQGVLLDNQSLVVAYDYTRGEPRGRLQKSATTLKTGDCIDCGLCVQVCPTGIDIRKGTQLECVNCTACIDSCNEVMLKINKPKNLIGFFNQDFINERKPYTIGLKSYGYAAVLFVVLLVFSSLIYKREDIQTTVLRASGTLYQSRGTDKTSNLYNAELINKTNKAVKFKFRSQNNGDEIDFIQKADLLPKEGAVHLTFFLIRKNNTIKKYKTDAVFEIIAGGEVLSTATTSFFAQPEGVE, from the coding sequence ATGTTACAAAAAAATAAAACCGGAAGTAAGGGCAGGGATTTTATCTATCCTAAACAGCCATCAGGAAGGTTATATACCTGCCGGAAATGGGTAAGTTATGTACTGCTTTTATTTTTGTTCTCCTGTCCGTTTCTAAAACTTAATGGCGAACAGCTGGTACTGCTCAATTTTATAGAAAGGAAATTTGTCTTCTTTGGACTGATTTTTACCCCACAGGATTTTTACCTGTTTGCCCTTGCGATGCTCATTTTTATCATGTTCATTGTGTGCTTTACGGTAGTGTTGGGCAGGTTATGGTGCGGATGGGCCTGTCCGCAGACGATTTTTATGGAAATGGTTTTCCGCAGGATTGAGTACTTGATTGAAGGAGATGCCAATAAACAAAAGAAATTAGATCAGAGCGACTGGAACGCAGAGAAAATTTTCAAAAAGACCAGTAAACATTTCATTTTTCTGCTCATTTCTTTTGCGATTGCCAATACCTTTCTGGCCTATATGATTGGCTCGGATGTATTGCTTAAAATTATAACCGAACCTATTAAAGGGCATGTATCGGGTTTTATTTCCATCTGGCTTTTTACCTTTATTTTCTATGGTGTTTTTGCCTATGCACGCGAAGTGGTGTGTACGGTCATTTGTCCTTACGGCAGGCTTCAAGGTGTGTTGTTGGATAACCAGAGTTTGGTTGTGGCCTATGATTATACAAGGGGAGAACCACGCGGGCGACTTCAAAAAAGTGCGACAACATTAAAAACCGGCGATTGCATCGATTGTGGCCTTTGCGTACAGGTTTGCCCTACAGGTATCGATATCCGCAAAGGAACACAGCTCGAGTGCGTAAACTGTACCGCCTGTATCGATTCGTGTAACGAGGTGATGCTTAAAATAAATAAGCCCAAAAATCTGATCGGTTTTTTTAATCAGGATTTTATCAACGAACGCAAGCCTTATACAATTGGCCTAAAATCCTACGGTTATGCCGCTGTTCTGTTTGTGGTATTGCTGGTTTTTTCTTCACTGATCTACAAAAGAGAAGATATTCAAACTACAGTTTTGCGGGCTAGCGGTACCTTGTACCAAAGCAGGGGAACAGATAAAACGAGCAATCTTTATAATGCAGAATTGATCAATAAAACCAATAAAGCAGTAAAATTTAAGTTCAGGTCGCAAAATAATGGTGATGAGATTGATTTTATCCAAAAAGCCGATCTTTTACCAAAAGAGGGCGCTGTACACCTTACATTCTTTCTCATTAGAAAAAACAATACCATTAAGAAGTATAAAACAGATGCTGTTTTCGAAATTATTGCCGGTGGTGAGGTTTTAAGTACAGCAACAACAAGTTTTTTCGCACAACCGGAAGGAGTTGAATGA
- a CDS encoding FixH family protein — MNWGTKIVLGMLTFMMFIVCMVVYMFHVHGRDALIEENYYEKGINYNAEYDAKQNVLNDHAKPKITVTKTQIIIQIKDPAAYELVLMRPANSDDDVKLKGSTSGTSNLILVDKTKMPRGMWFLNLSWRSSGKDYLFKNNITL, encoded by the coding sequence ATGAACTGGGGAACAAAAATAGTGCTTGGGATGCTAACATTCATGATGTTTATCGTGTGTATGGTGGTTTACATGTTTCATGTGCACGGAAGGGATGCCCTGATCGAAGAAAATTATTATGAAAAAGGGATTAATTACAATGCGGAATACGATGCTAAACAGAACGTGCTTAATGATCATGCGAAGCCCAAAATTACTGTTACCAAAACCCAGATCATCATCCAGATAAAAGACCCTGCAGCGTACGAACTGGTTTTAATGCGGCCTGCCAACAGCGATGATGATGTTAAATTAAAAGGAAGCACTTCAGGAACTTCCAATCTTATTTTGGTTGATAAAACTAAAATGCCGAGGGGAATGTGGTTTTTAAATCTCAGCTGGCGTTCGTCTGGTAAAGATTATTTATTTAAAAATAATATCACGCTATGA
- a CDS encoding sulfite exporter TauE/SafE family protein: protein MMDFLPLAFLMGLFGSLHCAVMCGPIMLGMPFRKQDLLQSGFQLLLYQFGRIAVYTILGLLVGALGSSIRIFSDQKTLSMLIGFVLVLFTALQFNAAYRNRFSRLQSWLLNPLIRLMGKVFNLPLWGLFAGMLNGIIPCAMVYLALATALNTGSVQSGGIFMFLFGLGTTPLMLMISLGGSS, encoded by the coding sequence ATGATGGACTTTTTACCACTTGCATTTTTGATGGGGCTTTTTGGCAGCCTTCACTGCGCGGTAATGTGTGGACCAATTATGTTGGGCATGCCATTTAGAAAACAGGATTTACTGCAAAGCGGATTTCAGCTTTTGCTCTACCAATTTGGCCGAATTGCAGTTTATACGATATTAGGTTTATTGGTAGGTGCTTTAGGAAGTAGCATCCGCATATTTAGCGATCAGAAAACGCTCAGTATGTTAATAGGTTTTGTACTGGTTTTATTTACAGCACTACAGTTTAATGCTGCTTATAGAAACAGGTTTTCAAGGCTCCAGTCATGGCTACTTAATCCCTTAATAAGGCTTATGGGAAAAGTATTCAATTTGCCCTTATGGGGATTGTTTGCCGGAATGCTTAATGGCATTATTCCGTGTGCAATGGTATATCTGGCACTTGCCACGGCTTTAAATACCGGAAGCGTCCAATCTGGCGGAATATTTATGTTTCTATTCGGATTAGGTACCACGCCGCTGATGCTTATGATTTCGCTAGGGGGATCTTCCTGA
- a CDS encoding YoaK family protein — protein MLRHFGVKRTYAHNLKLAVLLSLIAGFVNAAGFLGFSALTTNVTGHAALFAEGIAKHDWKMVRLVATWMVLFLAGAFTSSLIVIKIGHNARFSFAIPIVLETIILVFCAFSPLVKYWGFSGNFFAGSLLFAMGMQNALVSVISGSVVRTTHLTGTFTDLGIELAQLRTDSYAAQGELLSRIKLRSSIIFFFMLGALSGAYLFTYISFRSFLIPASMLCFTLLYDVFRLNIKRYYSNFRYGKKGK, from the coding sequence ATGCTAAGACATTTTGGAGTTAAGAGGACCTATGCGCACAACCTGAAATTGGCGGTGTTGTTAAGTTTGATTGCGGGTTTTGTAAATGCAGCAGGGTTTTTGGGCTTTTCTGCGCTCACCACAAATGTTACCGGGCACGCTGCGCTCTTTGCAGAGGGCATTGCCAAGCATGACTGGAAAATGGTGCGACTGGTAGCAACATGGATGGTACTCTTTTTAGCCGGAGCTTTTACGAGCAGTCTGATCGTAATCAAGATTGGTCATAACGCAAGGTTTTCTTTTGCCATTCCAATAGTTTTAGAAACCATAATCCTGGTTTTTTGTGCATTTTCACCCCTTGTAAAATACTGGGGGTTTTCAGGTAATTTTTTCGCTGGGTCACTACTATTTGCCATGGGAATGCAAAATGCACTGGTTTCGGTAATTTCTGGCTCTGTCGTCCGCACCACGCATCTTACCGGTACCTTCACCGATCTTGGCATAGAGCTCGCCCAGCTGAGGACAGATAGTTATGCCGCTCAGGGTGAGTTGCTTTCCCGGATTAAACTCAGGAGCTCCATCATCTTTTTCTTCATGCTGGGTGCGCTATCAGGCGCATATCTGTTTACTTACATCAGTTTTCGGTCATTTCTGATACCTGCATCAATGCTCTGTTTCACCCTGCTATACGATGTATTTCGTTTGAATATCAAAAGGTACTATTCCAATTTTCGCTACGGCAAGAAAGGTAAATGA
- a CDS encoding helix-turn-helix domain-containing protein, with amino-acid sequence MQTKIDCAKDGTIIDDAKTSSPTTHPNQHYGHAVEKVIRRNNIGISEIARKMGVSRRSIYNWFETEKIPTDIIQRIGYVIGHDFSKEFPDELKLYTELDHLKIQSLNNFGDENSNDSVYYWMDRYIKLLENFNAILGGEHS; translated from the coding sequence ATGCAAACTAAAATTGATTGCGCCAAAGATGGTACCATCATTGATGATGCAAAAACAAGCTCGCCAACTACTCATCCCAACCAGCACTACGGTCATGCTGTCGAAAAAGTGATCAGAAGAAACAATATTGGAATTAGTGAAATTGCACGTAAAATGGGCGTAAGCAGGAGGTCCATTTACAACTGGTTCGAAACCGAAAAAATTCCCACCGATATTATTCAGCGGATAGGTTATGTCATCGGTCACGATTTTTCAAAAGAGTTTCCCGATGAATTGAAACTATATACGGAGTTAGACCACCTGAAGATACAAAGTCTCAATAATTTCGGTGATGAAAATAGTAACGATTCAGTATATTACTGGATGGATAGATACATCAAACTACTAGAAAACTTTAATGCAATCCTGGGCGGAGAACACAGCTAG
- a CDS encoding acyltransferase family protein: MVIFNSKAILGEHRTQWIDYDKGISIILVGYGHAFAVLQGHGTSFEHYPFLNYVGVFLYGFRMPLFFIISGMLLSKSIQRKGARGYLYSRVNNILHPLLVWGIIEITIKLASAGEIPTLKTLFADYLNLLIDPRKTGVFWYLNALFCIGIIYSIVKTKLALRASHQLIVGLLFFCLSAYIHINGYAAGFLTDILEYYLFFAIGDYISKLMLSEKGKTYFTSPKFYIPLFLVFVTLQYYATQINLGSGSSGMVYVERKLPFLFLAQALLGCAISISFSFMLEKHKKLVFLRVVGFHSLFIYCMQIIVMNFSRIALVNVLGIKEVLILFPLIWLLGITVPIMIYNCCIRWQLWWLFTFRRPKASKRSSSEQFKTNTLIINDFNQ, from the coding sequence ATGGTTATATTTAATTCTAAAGCCATTTTGGGCGAACACCGTACCCAATGGATCGATTATGATAAAGGCATCAGTATTATTTTAGTAGGTTATGGGCACGCTTTTGCTGTTTTGCAGGGGCATGGAACAAGCTTCGAGCATTATCCATTCCTTAATTATGTAGGTGTTTTCCTGTACGGGTTTAGGATGCCTCTGTTTTTTATCATCTCTGGCATGCTTTTAAGCAAAAGCATTCAGCGTAAGGGAGCCCGAGGTTACCTTTATAGCAGGGTAAACAATATCCTTCATCCATTGCTCGTATGGGGCATTATTGAAATTACGATTAAGCTGGCAAGCGCCGGAGAAATCCCTACCCTAAAAACTTTATTTGCCGATTACCTTAATTTACTCATCGATCCCAGAAAAACCGGAGTATTCTGGTATCTGAATGCACTTTTCTGCATCGGTATTATTTATTCAATCGTTAAAACCAAACTTGCATTACGCGCCTCACATCAGCTAATTGTGGGACTGCTGTTTTTCTGCCTTTCGGCGTACATCCATATCAATGGCTATGCTGCCGGCTTTCTTACCGACATTTTAGAATACTATCTGTTTTTTGCCATTGGAGATTATATCTCAAAACTGATGCTTTCTGAAAAAGGAAAAACATATTTTACTTCTCCAAAGTTCTATATCCCTCTTTTTTTGGTCTTTGTTACCCTACAATATTATGCCACACAGATCAACCTTGGCTCAGGTTCATCGGGTATGGTATATGTGGAAAGGAAACTTCCCTTTTTATTTCTCGCACAGGCATTGTTAGGCTGCGCAATATCGATAAGTTTTTCTTTTATGCTGGAGAAACACAAAAAGCTCGTTTTTTTAAGGGTTGTTGGTTTCCACTCTTTATTTATTTACTGTATGCAGATTATCGTGATGAATTTTAGCAGGATAGCGTTGGTTAACGTATTGGGAATCAAAGAAGTTCTGATTCTTTTCCCACTTATATGGCTTTTGGGAATAACCGTTCCTATAATGATTTACAACTGTTGTATACGCTGGCAGCTGTGGTGGCTGTTTACCTTTCGCAGGCCAAAGGCATCAAAAAGGAGCTCCTCAGAGCAATTCAAGACTAATACACTCATTATTAATGACTTTAATCAATAA
- a CDS encoding right-handed parallel beta-helix repeat-containing protein, with translation MKKTGKTTLAFKALLMGLVISASITGCEKAEDATSNENALFQNNSNLEVAGSPLTTIPSGSYDLTKSLPSGYVKDGSVDYTSYVQAAINANSNVSFPAFPILVNEKGIIVPSNRTLNFLSGSQLLLKPTSSGNYNLIRIENASNVVLNNPVLVGDVGNHLGSSGEWGNGIVILSSSNITINDGSVTKCWGDGIYLSASGSKTTNTKIAITNTVLQYNRRAGISITSVNGLVMESVVAGNTTGTSPMTGINFEPEAATDELQNISLLNCKTEYNGGYGIQIGYSNLYGGSNKITSINIQNHYDKKSATAVKVSADIAKRRGSEIISGTLTFASPFWRQNPGSTITTNLYDNNLKLVITKPVIMDVNGTQLTQEQAISNLTYKTRINRGANYSLTF, from the coding sequence ATGAAAAAAACTGGAAAAACTACTTTAGCATTCAAAGCGCTTTTAATGGGATTAGTAATTAGTGCATCCATAACAGGCTGCGAAAAGGCTGAGGACGCGACAAGCAATGAAAACGCTCTTTTTCAAAACAATTCAAATCTGGAGGTCGCGGGATCGCCGCTGACTACGATTCCAAGCGGTAGCTATGATCTGACCAAAAGCCTTCCATCAGGATATGTAAAAGATGGATCGGTTGATTATACCAGCTACGTACAGGCGGCCATTAATGCAAATTCAAATGTTTCCTTTCCGGCTTTCCCAATTTTGGTAAACGAAAAAGGAATTATTGTTCCCTCAAACAGGACACTAAACTTCCTGTCGGGATCACAATTGTTACTTAAGCCCACTTCGAGTGGCAACTACAATCTGATCAGGATTGAAAACGCATCTAACGTGGTGCTTAACAATCCGGTACTTGTTGGCGATGTTGGTAATCACCTTGGCAGCAGTGGAGAATGGGGAAATGGGATCGTCATCCTCTCTTCAAGCAACATTACCATTAACGACGGTAGCGTTACCAAATGTTGGGGCGATGGGATTTATCTTTCGGCTTCGGGTAGCAAAACTACCAATACCAAAATCGCTATTACCAACACGGTGCTTCAATACAACAGAAGGGCCGGAATTTCGATTACCAGCGTAAATGGACTCGTTATGGAATCGGTTGTTGCCGGCAATACCACTGGCACCTCGCCAATGACCGGTATAAACTTTGAACCAGAGGCTGCTACAGATGAATTACAAAACATCAGCCTGCTGAACTGTAAAACAGAATACAATGGCGGTTATGGTATACAAATTGGTTATTCGAACCTGTATGGTGGCTCAAACAAAATCACAAGTATTAACATACAGAACCATTATGATAAAAAATCGGCAACAGCTGTAAAGGTATCTGCTGATATTGCAAAAAGAAGAGGTAGTGAAATTATTAGTGGTACGTTAACCTTTGCTTCTCCCTTCTGGAGGCAGAATCCAGGTTCTACCATTACCACCAATCTTTACGATAACAACCTGAAATTGGTGATTACCAAACCTGTTATTATGGATGTGAACGGCACGCAATTAACCCAGGAGCAGGCCATTAGCAACCTTACCTACAAAACACGTATAAACAGGGGGGCAAACTATTCGTTAACCTTCTAA
- a CDS encoding polysaccharide biosynthesis/export family protein, which yields MVTRIKLSAIILALCTSTLLISSCGSKRNLVYFSDLPKQDGKMKSQSFEVPETEILPNDVLSIIVVSSSTESNNLFNSTVPGNGQTPFVYKVNASGFINFPGIKEIKLGGLSLSQAKDALTRELSKMTKSPNVSISFVNFKITVIGEVSRPGTFTITNSEVNLLEALGMAGDMTPFGRRDNVLVIRNIKGVRTLERLNINSVELLNSPYYFLKQNDIVYVEPDKSKEQEVNQNNRFIPIISASFSVLAVLISILVKK from the coding sequence ATGGTAACTCGTATTAAACTTAGCGCCATTATACTTGCTCTTTGTACTAGCACACTGCTGATCAGTTCGTGCGGATCGAAAAGGAACCTGGTATATTTCAGTGATCTTCCTAAACAGGATGGTAAAATGAAATCGCAATCCTTTGAAGTACCCGAAACTGAAATACTTCCTAATGATGTACTTTCTATTATTGTAGTAAGCTCGAGCACAGAATCTAATAACCTTTTCAACAGCACGGTTCCGGGTAACGGACAAACGCCGTTTGTTTATAAAGTTAACGCCAGCGGATTTATCAATTTTCCTGGGATAAAAGAAATTAAGCTTGGTGGATTGAGCCTCTCGCAGGCAAAAGACGCTCTAACACGCGAACTTTCAAAGATGACCAAAAGTCCTAACGTAAGCATCTCTTTTGTCAATTTCAAGATCACCGTAATCGGAGAGGTTAGCCGGCCCGGTACATTTACAATCACCAATAGCGAAGTTAACCTGCTGGAGGCTTTGGGAATGGCGGGAGATATGACCCCATTTGGCAGGCGCGATAATGTGCTCGTAATCAGGAATATAAAAGGTGTTCGAACGCTCGAAAGACTGAATATCAATTCGGTGGAGTTGCTTAACTCACCCTATTACTTCCTCAAGCAAAATGACATTGTATATGTAGAACCTGATAAGTCGAAAGAACAGGAGGTTAATCAAAATAACAGGTTTATCCCGATCATTTCAGCCTCATTCTCCGTGCTGGCGGTTTTAATCAGCATCCTGGTAAAGAAATAA